Proteins encoded together in one Deinococcus hopiensis KR-140 window:
- a CDS encoding VOC family protein, producing MKTNPHFTALHTWRLNAAQNCCVQTLGFEVVQEQPGATVFARLDGAALAVREPLPERDPSQPFGGRVWVGMPETERYHAQVAAAGAQVVQPPQDAPFGRMFTPVTPGGHALTFHEVQE from the coding sequence ATGAAAACAAACCCCCACTTTACCGCCCTGCACACCTGGCGCCTGAACGCCGCCCAGAACTGCTGCGTCCAGACCCTCGGTTTCGAGGTGGTGCAGGAACAGCCCGGTGCCACGGTCTTCGCCCGCTTGGATGGAGCGGCCCTGGCGGTGCGGGAGCCGCTGCCTGAGAGAGACCCCTCGCAGCCCTTCGGCGGGCGCGTCTGGGTGGGCATGCCGGAAACCGAGCGGTATCACGCGCAGGTGGCAGCGGCGGGTGCCCAGGTGGTGCAGCCCCCGCAAGACGCTCCCTTCGGCCGCATGTTTACGCCCGTTACGCCCGGCGGCCATGCCCTGACCTTCCACGAGGTGCAGGAGTGA
- a CDS encoding DNA-3-methyladenine glycosylase family protein gives MTRLPVVQPFAFRHTLAFLGGFSPAQGEQGTAGELRKATRLGGQTVGFVVREDAAGLTCAVYPERPLTAGEETALLERLAFFLGTREDLRPFYAAAEGDAAFRPVLDGLYGFHQPKFLTPFEAACWAVIGQRLPLTQARKIKRALMLRCGGEWEGRPAFPEPGDLLHLTEEDVLALLPNPRKARSLRELIRAFEDVTTDDLVRRPYGEVRDWLRGIYGIGQWSALFILVRGLGRLEHLGEDAAGTPLLAELLRAAAPVYGPLDPRELGWIAEGYGEEQRHWAAYLRSRSVLPPSREVAA, from the coding sequence GTGACGCGCCTGCCCGTCGTCCAGCCGTTTGCCTTCCGGCACACCCTCGCGTTCCTGGGCGGCTTCTCCCCCGCCCAGGGCGAGCAGGGCACCGCGGGGGAACTCCGCAAAGCCACCCGCCTCGGGGGGCAGACCGTGGGTTTCGTCGTTCGGGAGGACGCCGCGGGACTGACCTGTGCCGTCTATCCCGAACGCCCGCTCACGGCAGGGGAGGAAACGGCCCTGCTGGAGCGCCTCGCCTTTTTCCTGGGCACCCGCGAAGATCTGCGGCCCTTCTACGCCGCCGCGGAGGGGGACGCGGCCTTCCGTCCAGTGCTGGACGGGTTGTACGGCTTCCACCAGCCCAAGTTCCTGACGCCCTTTGAGGCGGCGTGCTGGGCCGTCATCGGGCAGCGGTTGCCTCTGACGCAGGCCCGCAAGATCAAACGGGCCCTGATGCTCCGTTGTGGCGGGGAATGGGAGGGGCGGCCCGCCTTTCCCGAGCCCGGAGACCTGCTGCACCTGACCGAGGAAGATGTTCTGGCCCTGCTTCCCAATCCCCGCAAGGCGCGCTCGCTCCGGGAACTGATTCGGGCTTTTGAGGACGTCACCACCGATGACCTCGTGCGCCGACCCTACGGCGAGGTGCGCGACTGGTTGCGGGGCATCTACGGCATAGGTCAGTGGAGCGCCCTGTTTATCCTCGTGCGGGGACTGGGACGGCTGGAACACCTGGGAGAGGACGCGGCGGGGACGCCGCTCCTGGCCGAGCTGCTCCGGGCCGCCGCACCGGTCTACGGCCCCCTTGACCCGCGTGAACTCGGATGGATCGCGGAGGGGTACGGCGAGGAGCAAAGGCACTGGGCCGCTTACCTGCGTAGCCGCAGCGTCTTGCCGCCTTCACGGGAGGTCGCCGCATGA